From one Rhopalosiphum padi isolate XX-2018 chromosome 2, ASM2088224v1, whole genome shotgun sequence genomic stretch:
- the LOC132919051 gene encoding uncharacterized protein LOC132919051, whose protein sequence is MQTKSSSFGALLIAFCAYSAMSLQWTQTDAANILAVQTIPGKSHWNVMRALLRALTDRGHTVTVFTPFLDGDRDGYTEVDVSENLEMRVELNVSLLVDIQSTPTFITYIVNKTRTSCAAVFEHPQMREIFDSRSRVFDVVVTEALWMDCVSYAATVLHIPTIYLVPSPIVTHSERLFFGHVPNPAAVSNVLFRRSAPKTFFDRFANTLHLVYSSCLLWREERWHRQIKPLPHDAVDLVKPSLTFTNTHFITEPSRPLSPDIVQIGGIHLAPPGSIPKDILEFIDDAPHGVIYFTLGSVMSMSSLPKNILNVFRDSFSKIPQKVLWKYEGDMKDKPKNVMTRKWFPQRDILLHPNVKMFISHGGISGVYETVDAGVPVLGFPFFYDQPRNIGNLVDAGMAISMDLYSVTKDTLLNAISQIVNDEKYWKNAKIASERFKDRPMSPADSVVYWTEYVLRHNGAPHLKSHALNLTWYQYFLVDVLSTFLFIAFIVLFMVCYVLKTIYKHFLIYVHNGKLKLQPFISHGVISEVYEAVDKKVTGKTMSRFAVVLITFCMCTILLQWTPANAANILAVQTVPGKSHWNMMRAVLRALTDRSHTVTVFTPFIDGDRDGYIEVDMSEQMIPMLGMDVKFLIENFDSMRKSIPKMLNFTRWSCDMVYGHRQMMDILEGSGTRKFDLVITEPMVSECVAYVATVLRVPMIYVVPFPVITYLERPLTGHVSNPATVGHVMSQHSTPKTFAERFGNVILTVHCAMLTWYTEWQLRWANSRPYDTVDLIKPSVIFTNTHFITEPSRPLTSDVIQIGGIHLSPPKSIPKDILEFIEDAPHGVIYFTFGSIISMSSLPETVQRVFRDALAQVPQKVLWKYEGDMKDIPNNVIIRKWFPQRDILLHPNVKLFISHGGISGVYESVDAGVPILGFPFFNDQLRNIDNLVDAGMGINMDILSVTKDTLLNAILEIINNNRYKKNAKIASKRFNDRPMSPTKSVVYWTEYVLRYKGALHLKSHALNLKWYQYFLVDVISTFLFIVFIILFIIYYSLKMICKHFYIFVKDKRE, encoded by the exons ATGCAAACCAAGAGTTCTAGTTTCGGGGCCCTGTTAATCGCGTTTTGCGCGTATTCAGCGATGTCCCTGCAGTGGACGCAGACCGATGCCGCGAACATCCTGGCTGTACAGACGATTCCTGGCAAGAGCCATTGGAATGTGATGCGGGCTTTGCTTCGGGCGTTGACTGACCGCGGCCACACCGTAACCGTGTTTACACCGTTTCTAGACGGAGACCGAGATGGTTATACCGAGGTGGATGTTTCTGAGAACTTAGAGATGAGGGTAGAATTGAACGTGTCACTCTTGGTGGATATACAGTCCACGCCAACGTTTATCACGTACATCGTGAATAAGACCCGGACCAGTTGCGCAGCCGTATTTGAACACCCACAAATGCGAGAAATATTTGACAGTAGGTCACGGGTATTCGACGTGGTAGTGACTGAAGCGCTCTGGATGGATTGCGTGTCGTACGCGGCCACCGTTCTCCACATTCCAACCATATACCTTGTCCCGTCGCCGATCGTCACACACTCGGAGCGTTTGTTCTTCGGACACGTCCCCAACCCCGCGGCTGTTTCTAACGTGCTGTTCCGGCGCAGCGCTCCTAAAACTTTCTTCGACCGTTTCGCCAATACGCTACATTTAGTTTACAGTTCATGTTTGTTGTGGCGAGAAGAACGGTGGCACCGGCAAATCAAACCGCTACCACACGACGCCGTGGACCTGGTAAAACCGTCGTTGACTTTCACCAATACACATTTTATCACCGAACCTTCTAGGCCATTGTCGCCGGACATCGTACAAATTGGTGGCATACATTTGGCCCCGCCAGGATCGATACCGAAG GATATTTTAGAATTCATTGATGACGCACCTCATGGTGTGATTTACTTCACATTAGGTTCGGTGATGTCAATGTCATcgttaccaaaaaatattctgaacgTGTTTCGAGATTCATTTTCTAAAATTCCACAGAAGGTGCTGTGGAAATACGAAGGCGATATGAAAGACAAACCGAAGAATGTAATGACGCGTAAATGGTTTCCACAACGCGACATACTTT TGCACCCCAATGTGAAAATGTTTATCAGTCATGGTGGCATATCGGGAGTGTACGAAACTGTGGATGCAGGTGTCCCTGTACTTGGATTTCCGTTTTTCTACGATCAACCGAGAAATATTGGCAATCTAGTTGACGCCGGAATGGCGATTTCTATGGACCTTTATTCTGTAACTAAAGATACGTTATTGAACGCAATTTCACAAATTGTCAACGATGAAAA GTATTGGAAAAACGCTAAAATCGCTTCTGAACGGTTCAAAGACCGACCCATGTCACCTGCGGACTCAGTAGTCTACTGGACTGAGTACGTCTTACGTCATAACGGTGCGCCACATTTAAAATCTCATGCGCTAAATCTGACGTGGTATCAGTATTTTTTGGTTGACGTATTAAgcacatttttattcattgcgtttattgttttatttatggtTTGTTATGTCCTTAAAACGATTTATAAACACTTTTTGATATATGTTCATAATGGCAAACTAAAac TGCAGCCTTTTATCAGTCATGGAGTCATATCTGAGGTGTATGAAGCTGTGGAT AAAAAAGTAACGGGGAAAACCATGTCGAGATTCGCTGTGGTGTTGATTACGTTTTGCATGTGCACCATATTGCTCCAGTGGACACCGGCGAATGCAGCAAACATTTTGGCGGTGCAGACGGTCCCGGGCAAGAGCCACTGGAACATGATGCGGGCCGTACTGAGAGCATTGACTGATCGCAGTCACACTGTGACTGTGTTTACGCCGTTCATAGATGGTGACAGGGATGGTTACATAGAGGTGGACATGTCCGAGCAAATGATACCGATGCTTGGCATGGACGTGAAGTTTCTAATCGAAAACTTCGACTCCATGCGGAAATCAATTCCTAAAATGCTCAATTTTACCCGGTGGAGTTGCGACATGGTTTATGGACATAGGCAGATGATGGACATTTTGGAAGGGTCGGGAACTCGGAAATTCGACTTAGTCATCACCGAACCGATGGTGTCCGAGTGTGTGGCGTACGTGGCCACCGTACTACGCGTGCCTATGATATACGTCGTCCCATTTCCGGTAATCACTTATTTGGAACGGCCATTGACCGGGCACGTCTCAAACCCAGCGACTGTGGGGCATGTCATGTCACAACACAGTACGCCCAAAACGTTCGCCGAACGGTTTGGCAATGTAATACTGACGGTGCACTGTGCAATGTTGACGTGGTATACTGAGTGGCAGCTCCGGTGGGCCAACTCGCGACCGTACGACACTGTGGACCTGATCAAGCCGTCAGTGATTTTCACCAACACACATTTCATTACCGAACCGTCTAGGCCGCTGACGTCCGACGTCATCCAGATCGGTGGCATTCATCTGTCCCCTCCCAAATCTATTCCGAAG GACATTTTAGAATTTATCGAAGACGCCCCTCATGGGGTGATTTACTTCACTTTTGGTTCTATTATTTCGATGTCATCGTTACCAGAAACCGTTCAACGCGTTTTTCGAGATGCGCTTGCTCAGGTTCCGCAGAAGGTGTTGTGGAAATACGAAGGTGATATGAAAGACATACCGAATAATGTGATTATTAGGAAATGGTTTCCACAACGTGACATACTTT TGCATCCTAATGTAAAGCTGTTTATCAGTCATGGAGGCATATCTGGAGTGTACGAATCTGTGGACGCTGGTGTACCTATACTTGGTTTTCCCTTTTTCAACGATCAATTgagaaatattgataatttggtCGATGCCGGGATGGGGATCAATATGGATATTTTATCTGTTACCAAAGATACGCTATTAAACGCTATTTTGGAGATTATTAACAACAATAG GTACAAGAAAAACGCTAAAATCGCTTCCAAACGTTTCAACGATCGACCTATGTCACCCACAAAATCTGTGGTTTACTGGACGGAGTACGTTTTACGTTATAAAGGAGCACTACATTTAAAATCTCATGCTCTTAATCTGAAatggtatcaatattttttggttgATGTAATtagcacatttttatttattgtgtttattattttgttcataatCTATTATAGCCTAAAAATGATTTGTAAacacttttatatatttgtcaAAGATAaacgtgaataa